In Oryzias melastigma strain HK-1 linkage group LG16, ASM292280v2, whole genome shotgun sequence, a single genomic region encodes these proteins:
- the LOC112143829 gene encoding olfactory receptor 146-like encodes MVEEKRARVILNVTFVRPEKFYISGFYNIPYTQYFYIFLCFVYVMTVIGNVFLLSVICLLKTLHSPKYMIVFNLALTDLCGSTALIPKLLDTFLFDRRYILYEACLSYMFFFLLFGSLQSWTLLCMAYDRFVAICFPLRYHSIVSKRSVAVILLFMWLIIFSFLAFTVGNINRLSFCGSLVIQSFHCDHGPLISLSCNDRSLNKIMAYVALILFMCIPPILIVITYVFIAIALSRISSKVERLRALKTCSSHIILVATFFLPLVATNIASVVTYLHPNIRIINSCFTHTIPSLLNPIIYSLKTEEVLNAIKKLFQRNRLKIIAN; translated from the coding sequence atggttgaagaaaaaagagCCAGAGTCATTTTGAACGTCACGTTTGTTCGTCCTGAAAAATTCTACATCAGTGGGTTTTATAATATTCCTTACACTCAGTATTTTTATatcttcttgtgttttgtctATGTAATGACTGTTAttggaaatgtgtttctcctctcaGTTATCTGCTTGCTGAAGACTCTTCATTCTCCCAAATACATGATTGTGTTCAACTTGGCTTTGACAGATCTGTGTGGAAGCACAGCTCTTATCCCAAAACTCTTGGACACTTTTTTGTTCGACCGGAGATATATTTTATATGAGGCTTGTTTAagctacatgtttttttttttgttatttggaaGTTTACAGTCATGGACTCTTCTCTGTATGGCCTATGATAGATTTGTAGCAATCTGCTTCCCACTGAGGTACCACAGCATCGTGTCTAAAAGATCTGTTGCTGTGATTCTGCTGTTCATGTGGTTGATAATATTCTCTTTTCTTGCCTTTACAGTGGGGAACATTAATCGTCTGTCTTTCTGTGGTTCATTAGTAATCCAAAGCTTTCACTGCGACCATGGACCGTTAATAAGTCTATCTTGCAATGATAGATCTTTAAATAAGATTATGGCATATGTTGCCTTAATTCTATTTATGTGCATTCCTCCTATACTGATAGTAATAACTTATGTTTTCATTGCCATTGCACTAAGCAGGATTTCCTCAAAAGTGGAACGGCTCAGAGCACTAAAAACTTGTTCCTCTCACATAATTCTTGTAGCAACTTTCTTTTTACCTTTGGTTGCCACTAACATAGCTTCTGTGGTCACCTACCTCCATCCTAACATTAGAATAATAAACTCCTGTTTTACACACACTATCCCATCTTTGCTTAATCCTATTATTTACTCATTAAAGACAGAAGAAGTGCTGAATGCTATAAAGAAACTGTTTCAAAGAAACAGACTTAAAATAATTGCAAATTAA